In the Candidatus Cloacimonas acidaminovorans str. Evry genome, one interval contains:
- a CDS encoding polyprenol monophosphomannose synthase, producing the protein MKTLIIIPTYNEIDNIEKLLEQVLAKSETIEVLVIDDNSPDGTALRVKFMQSSEPRIHLLERPGKMGLGSAYVTGFKYALERDYDYIMEMDADFSHNPEDIPLLLNAAKKYDLVIGSRYCEGVNIIHWPIKRLLISYFASKYVRTITRMPVKDPTSGFKCFQRKVLENIDLDKILSDGYAFQIEMNFRAWVKGFHIKEIPIVFTERKNGVSKMSRKIVWEAAWMVWRLEVMKILGLLK; encoded by the coding sequence ATGAAAACACTAATAATTATACCAACTTATAACGAAATAGACAATATTGAAAAGCTCTTGGAACAGGTTTTAGCCAAAAGCGAAACAATTGAAGTGCTGGTGATTGATGATAACTCTCCAGATGGCACTGCGTTAAGAGTTAAATTTATGCAAAGTTCCGAACCCCGCATTCATTTACTGGAGCGTCCAGGAAAAATGGGTCTTGGTTCTGCTTATGTTACAGGTTTTAAATACGCGTTGGAAAGGGACTATGATTACATTATGGAGATGGATGCCGATTTTTCTCATAATCCTGAAGATATTCCTCTCTTGCTAAATGCTGCCAAAAAATACGATTTAGTAATTGGTAGTCGCTATTGTGAAGGTGTAAATATTATTCACTGGCCTATCAAAAGATTGCTAATCAGTTACTTTGCCAGTAAATATGTCCGCACAATTACCAGGATGCCTGTTAAAGACCCAACCAGCGGATTCAAATGTTTTCAGCGTAAGGTTCTGGAAAATATTGATTTGGATAAAATCCTCTCCGATGGATATGCCTTTCAGATAGAAATGAATTTTAGAGCTTGGGTGAAAGGTTTTCACATCAAAGAAATCCCAATTGTCTTTACGGAACGCAAAAACGGCGTCTCTAAAATGAGCCGAAAAATCGTTTGGGAAGCTGCCTGGATGGTTTGGCGACTGGAAGTTATGAAAATTTTGGGATTGCTGAAATAG
- a CDS encoding acyltransferase, with protein MNRFIDESAKIGMNVTLGNNVVIMAGVQIGNDCLIGHNVIIHPDTKIGNACRIDDGTIIGKKPLSSPRSIFKVPTDLKGTEIGDFCQIGSNVIIYCQCTIGNRNLIADLATIRENVTLGDLNIVGRNVTIENFVHIGNRNKLETNCYVTAYSEIGDYCFIAPCVATSNDNYMGRDKERFKHFKGVTMMTGSRIGVNATILPGKTIHSDGTVAGGAVVTKDVPAKTIVAGNPAKPFSEVPEPQLLENNLDKQ; from the coding sequence ATGAACCGGTTTATTGACGAAAGTGCTAAAATTGGAATGAATGTAACCTTGGGCAATAATGTCGTTATTATGGCAGGAGTCCAGATTGGAAATGACTGTCTGATAGGGCATAATGTTATTATTCATCCGGATACAAAAATCGGAAATGCCTGCCGGATAGATGATGGAACCATAATTGGCAAAAAACCGCTTTCCTCTCCACGCAGTATTTTTAAAGTGCCAACAGACCTGAAAGGCACAGAAATAGGGGATTTTTGCCAGATTGGCAGCAATGTAATTATTTATTGTCAATGCACAATCGGTAACCGTAATTTGATTGCTGATCTGGCAACTATTCGGGAAAATGTTACTTTAGGCGATTTAAACATAGTCGGCAGAAATGTTACAATTGAGAACTTTGTGCATATAGGCAACAGAAATAAACTGGAAACAAACTGCTATGTTACTGCCTATTCGGAAATTGGTGACTATTGTTTTATAGCTCCTTGTGTAGCAACAAGTAACGATAATTATATGGGTCGCGATAAAGAACGCTTTAAACATTTCAAAGGAGTAACGATGATGACTGGTTCCAGGATAGGAGTTAACGCTACAATCCTGCCAGGAAAGACAATTCATAGTGATGGAACTGTTGCAGGGGGAGCGGTTGTTACCAAAGATGTTCCCGCTAAAACAATCGTGGCAGGAAATCCGGCAAAGCCATTTAGCGAAGTTCCCGAACCCCAATTGCTGGAAAATAATCTGGATAAACAATGA